A segment of the Zingiber officinale cultivar Zhangliang chromosome 8B, Zo_v1.1, whole genome shotgun sequence genome:
GGTAAGGAGAAGAACAATtgagacattaactagcatcatagtaaaattaaaatcttaaaatCACCCCCAAAGCCAACTTCTCTCCATCGATCACTTCCTCTCTCTTGCACACTTGCTCtttcaactctctctctctctcaatcttTGGTTTTGTGTCGTCCACCACAAGTACTTATCGATTTACCCTGATGACTGGTGGAAAACTAACGTGGTGCAAGGCTGATCACCTCGGGCATGACGTTATCCAACCTGATTAATCATCATTTTTTTAGTTCTCGAGCTTTCAAATAATCTTCGATCGTCTAGATAACTTGCGTTGTTAAGTTtcctagtacttaatcaacagtttccgtagatcgatatttttattatttgacgaCTCTGTGTGCACTTACCGATTGACAATCAGTTAATCAGAATCCAAAGTTATGTTTAAAGCTAGTTGGACTCAGTGGGAGCTCGACAATATTCAACAAGAGTTCGATATTACTTATCAAGAGCTCGGTAGCATTCATAAGGAGCTCGACAGTATTTTGAGCTCTTCCGTCGAGTTCATTAAGGTTAAGTCCAAGTCATTAGTATACGTCCATTGGACAGCTAATAAATGGGGGGGTCGATCGAGTTCTGTAAAAGGGGGCCCTTCTAACCTAATTCAGTTAGTCTATTCCAGAAAAGAAGCAGGGTGCTCGACAAGATGACAAGATGGAGCAAGGTGCTCGGTCAggctgatccaactgaaggaaACTGATCCAATAGCATCAAACCTAGCCAGAGGCAATAAAGAAAGTTCCATGGGAGTTGACCCTTCCTCGATTTTAGCCCGAACCGTTCTAAATAAGTTTAGTTAAATTTTCTAAAGCCAATCAAAAGTCTACGCGAAAGAATAAAAATTGTGGAATATTTCTCCCAACTAATGTTTAAATTCTACCTAATCCAACAATCTTATCCCAAAAGAAAATACAATTATACAACAAGCTAAAGtagaaaagatttgaaaaaaaaattgcgttgtttatttgtatttaatTATGTCTTCTTTATTTTCATGGCCATATTTgacatttaaaaaatatatattttttaaaatttgtttttacGTGTTAGTCAACTCCAAGATGCTTCTACTTGAGATAATTTATGAAATAGTTAGCGTACAGATAATTCATTAggaagataatttaatttaatcacaATTAAGACTTAGAGCCTTGCACTTGTTTTCTTCATATAACAATGGAATTGAAATTTTAGAGAGTGTAAAATTTGATTAGTCGGTTAGAAAAATAAGGAGGAGATATAAAATTTAGAGTATTGATTTgactataatattttattatttattaattaaattaaaaggaaataaattaaaatttaaaccagGTTGAAGGGCAATTTGGTCAATGCGGTAAGAAGACCACCTGGCTGCGCTCTAAGGGTGCGGTTATTTTACCGGCCGCCGCCCTTGATTATTGTTCTCCGCCATTTATATATCTTTTTCTCGTATCAACTCCACGTAGTGCAGGCAGCGGCCGATCGGCGATGcgccgaggaggaggaggagctccGTTTCGCCATTAAGATCGGAGAGATCTATCGATAAGGGATCGTCTGTAGTGGCATCGGAAGAGGAAGCTCGATCTCGATGGCGGACGAGGCCGCCGAGGCGATCCACTCCGGCAACCAACCCCGGGACCGACAGGACATGAGCTTCCCCTTCGTCACggatcttccttcttcttcctcctcctcatccCAATCCATGCACAGAAGCTTCTTCATGTACTCGATCAACTGTTTTTTCCCGTTGTATGTAGATTTCATAAAGAGTTTTCTTCTTGCGTACGAAATCAACTGCTCGTGATTTGGGATATTTCTGTAGATGAAGATTTAGTTTGTTCTTTTTGTTCGAAACTAACTCCTTGGATTAGGATGCTTTGTTGGCCACATATATAGCGAAGAAATTGAAACTTTTGTCCTTTCTGGTGTTGTTCGCTAGCACAATAGTCTTCAATTTGGTGAGTAATTTAGGGTTTTAATTTGATGCATATGTGCACATCGGCTAGTCTCGCCCTTGATGTGTACTTCTGGGCTGCAAGAATTGAATCTCTAGTTACTGATTTATGTTAAGTAGTTCGAGACAGTGGAAACTGATTCGTTTTAATGATGCAAATAGGAAAAGCAAGGAGATTGGACCTTACGATCTAGGAGAGTTGGATCAAGCTCTATTCATGTATTTAGATGGGCAAGATCATTCAGCATCACCTCAAGAACAAAGACGTGAGTTTTACGATCCAATCTTCTTGCAATATTTCTAGtgtttcaaaattcttttcaGAGTTAGCACAACTTTTGGGTCATAAGAAATTAAGAACTTCATGGGATGGAGATCTTGTCGTACTTCCTATTAATTTGACCAAAGTTATTGAGGATAATAATCTCCgactgttttttcttcttcttctttataatTTTGAGTTGGGGTTTaggttttgttttcttcttttctggTGGGACTGTGACATGTAACCAACAACCCATGATTATATTGGAAATTCCTGTGCTAAAAGCTGTAAAAGAGAACAAATTCCAACCCCTTTGCTTTCTTTTGGGTGAGTAGAGACTGTGAGCCATGTTCCAGGGTATCATATCATGCCTTGTGGGGATCATATATCCGATCATTTCTCATCTCATGCTTCTGTCTCTCTTTCCCTGTCTCACACACAATCCCCTCCTGCAGCAATCTGTCCCCCCTCTGAAAAGTTTTCATTTTTCTGTCATGCCATTGTCTGGAGAAGCGAAAGCTCGTCCAGAGAATTCCCCAACAGGAATTGCTCTCCATGAATGTTTCATTGTTTTGAGGTGCAGTTTGAGGGGTGGGTTTAATTAATGCTTTGCAGGGCTTCTTCGTGTGTGCAGAGACGTTGAATATTTTTCCTTCTCAGCCCATGCATGTACAGCCTTCCACCAAGGTATTGGGAGCAAGCTAAGAATTCACCACCAATTTGCTTCACTAGTATGCTACTTAACATACATGATTGTAGGTTGGAATTGGCTCCCAAAAGCCTTCAGAGTTTACCATGAACTCCACCATTAAAGATGCTCCTCCATCAGCAGTTGTCAAGGTAAAAGGCTAACACCTCTCTATACATCTCCTCTCAGTCTCTGggttttatatgttgatagttCTATTGCATCAGAAGGAAGGAGGCAGGAAAGGCACAAGCACTGGTCCAGAACACGAAGAAGGCCCCAAGACACCAGACCCTAAGGTCAGCTCTAGTTTTACAGTTCTCCTTTTCTGAGTAGAAATCAAAATGTTTGTTGGCAGATACTGAGAAGGCTTGCACAGAATAGGGAGGCAGCTAGGAAAAGCAGGCTTAGGAAAAAGGTCTCTTGAGTTTATTTATAAAAGTATATTTAAGcagaaagaagatgatgaactCGTATTTCTGCAGGCATATATACAACAACTAGAGAACAGTCGGATCAAGCTTACTCAGCTTGAACATGAGCTTCAAAGGGCAAGAACTCAAGTATTCCTGACAATTTATCCTTTGTGTTCATAATTTCTCCTCCGATAGTTTCTCAAAGAAAGAAAGACAAAAACACTTGAAATTTTCTTCTTGAAGGGTTTGTTGTTGGGTGGTGGAGCTGCTGTTCTTGGGGACCAAGGCTTCCCTACCACCATTAGTGGTCTCAGCTCAGGTAGATATTATCCTTTTTTAGCTGAATATGATGTATCAACTGCTACACTTTGATgatacaaaattataatttatatatattttagtgACAACTTGAACTTAAACTATGAAGAGATCATCTAttgcccccacgggcgggatcaaccgg
Coding sequences within it:
- the LOC122015806 gene encoding bZIP transcription factor TGA10-like isoform X3, which translates into the protein MADEAAEAIHSGNQPRDRQDMSFPFVTDLPSSSSSSSQSMHRSFFMYSINCFFPLKSKEIGPYDLGELDQALFMYLDGQDHSASPQEQRQTLNIFPSQPMHVQPSTKVGIGSQKPSEFTMNSTIKDAPPSAVVKEGGRKGTSTGPEHEEGPKTPDPKILRRLAQNREAARKSRLRKKAYIQQLENSRIKLTQLEHELQRARTQGLLLGGGAAVLGDQGFPTTISGLSSVAAMFDMEHMRWLEEQHRVMCELRAAVQEHLPETDLQIFVDSCLAHLDQLTQLKFLVIKSDVFHLISGTWLTPAERCFMWIAGFRPSDLIKMVLRHIEPLTEQQIVGVCALQQSAQETEEALSHGLEALNQSVSAAIAADALSCSSLNVADYMGQMAVAMDKLAAMEGFVRQAENLRQQTLQRLQQMLTTAQMARSLLAIAEYFHRLRALSSLWLSRPRQQDFNS
- the LOC122015806 gene encoding bZIP transcription factor TGA10-like isoform X2: MADEAAEAIHSGNQPRDRQDMSFPFVTDLPSSSSSSSQSMHRSFFMYSINCFFPLKSKEIGPYDLGELDQALFMYLDGQDHSASPQEQRQTLNIFPSQPMHVQPSTKVGIGSQKPSEFTMNSTIKDAPPSAVVKKEGGRKGTSTGPEHEEGPKTPDPKILRRLAQNREAARKSRLRKKAYIQQLENSRIKLTQLEHELQRARTQGLLLGGGAAVLGDQGFPTTISGLSSAAMFDMEHMRWLEEQHRVMCELRAAVQEHLPETDLQIFVDSCLAHLDQLTQLKFLVIKSDVFHLISGTWLTPAERCFMWIAGFRPSDLIKMVLRHIEPLTEQQIVGVCALQQSAQETEEALSHGLEALNQSVSAAIAADALSCSSLNVADYMGQMAVAMDKLAAMEGFVRQAENLRQQTLQRLQQMLTTAQMARSLLAIAEYFHRLRALSSLWLSRPRQQDFNS
- the LOC122015806 gene encoding bZIP transcription factor TGA10-like isoform X1, with product MADEAAEAIHSGNQPRDRQDMSFPFVTDLPSSSSSSSQSMHRSFFMYSINCFFPLKSKEIGPYDLGELDQALFMYLDGQDHSASPQEQRQTLNIFPSQPMHVQPSTKVGIGSQKPSEFTMNSTIKDAPPSAVVKKEGGRKGTSTGPEHEEGPKTPDPKILRRLAQNREAARKSRLRKKAYIQQLENSRIKLTQLEHELQRARTQGLLLGGGAAVLGDQGFPTTISGLSSVAAMFDMEHMRWLEEQHRVMCELRAAVQEHLPETDLQIFVDSCLAHLDQLTQLKFLVIKSDVFHLISGTWLTPAERCFMWIAGFRPSDLIKMVLRHIEPLTEQQIVGVCALQQSAQETEEALSHGLEALNQSVSAAIAADALSCSSLNVADYMGQMAVAMDKLAAMEGFVRQAENLRQQTLQRLQQMLTTAQMARSLLAIAEYFHRLRALSSLWLSRPRQQDFNS